The Chloroflexota bacterium genome has a segment encoding these proteins:
- a CDS encoding UPF0182 family protein, which translates to MAGNFGGGGFGGGFPNFGQPGQIGTPDIPWRSVILWGGGLGLIIGLFVLAFWLLDVYTNFLWFGNLGFEGVYRTILVQRIWLFFTGMALFAAISAVSVWLTYRYGGGPQVTPVPEETLELLRPLTLAGSIFVIVVASLIFGGVAGGGWSVVLGFIHATPFGIEDPQFGRDVSFYVFTLPLHQLVQGWLLGAFVVTLLLSLGMYFVHFSLRGAVFSLTPQVRTHLSVLGALLLFTFGYGYWIDIYSLVFSDNGAVVGATYADVNARIPGLTILIFIVSAGGLLLLLNAFWLRGTRLMVGIGLLWIGGLIILQFAWPNAVQRFQVIPSELERERPFIARNIDSTRDAFGLNRIAESSYPIRDNPRVTEDIVDTNPGIISNLRLWDHRPFLDTLNQIQFIRLYYDFQDVDVDRYTLDGEYTQLMVSARELSPERLPQEAQNWVNRTLQFTHGFGAVAAPVTEFTDDGKPEFVLQDVPPRGDIPVTRPEVYYGENTRDYVVVNSAVEEFSYPTETDIPVRARYQGNGGVPINGFLRQLAYAWKFRDLNLMISGEITPGSRIQYNRNIQERVSDVAPFLVLDDDPYVTVVGGELLWIQDAYTITSRYPYSTPFSGELGEFNYIRNSVKVVMSAYGGDLTFYVIDQDDPLVQTYQKVFPKLFTPIDEIDERHPGLREHIRYPEGLFEAQAQQYLQYHMTDTTVFFNKEDQWSIPQETYFGQNNLVMQPYYLIMKLPDSVREEFVLLMPFTPADRPNMVSWLAALNDGERYGELVNFVFPRGKQLDGPQQVEARIDNDPDISQQFTLWGQVGSTVLRGNLLVVPIDNTILYVEPVFLQADNLAFPELKQIIVADAGEVVMRPTLRSALDALTGSSTPAPSLDIGEPSPETGTTAPAPSETLQDALGGASDAIDALDMALEELRQSLEELNRLAEEQN; encoded by the coding sequence ATGGCAGGCAACTTTGGCGGAGGCGGCTTCGGCGGCGGTTTTCCGAACTTTGGGCAGCCGGGACAGATAGGGACGCCCGATATCCCGTGGAGGAGCGTCATCCTCTGGGGGGGCGGCCTTGGACTGATCATCGGTCTGTTCGTCCTCGCCTTCTGGCTGTTGGACGTGTACACGAACTTCCTGTGGTTCGGGAACCTAGGATTCGAGGGCGTGTACCGCACCATCCTGGTGCAGCGCATCTGGCTGTTCTTCACGGGCATGGCGCTCTTCGCGGCGATCTCGGCAGTGAGCGTGTGGCTGACGTACCGCTACGGGGGCGGGCCGCAGGTGACGCCGGTGCCGGAGGAGACGCTGGAGCTGCTGCGCCCGCTGACGCTGGCCGGTTCCATCTTCGTCATCGTGGTGGCGTCGCTCATCTTCGGCGGCGTGGCCGGGGGCGGCTGGAGCGTCGTGCTGGGCTTCATCCACGCGACGCCCTTCGGCATCGAGGACCCGCAGTTCGGCAGGGACGTGTCCTTCTACGTTTTCACGCTGCCGCTGCACCAACTGGTGCAGGGGTGGCTGCTGGGCGCGTTCGTGGTGACGCTGCTGCTGAGCCTGGGCATGTACTTCGTCCACTTCAGCCTGCGGGGGGCAGTGTTCTCACTGACACCGCAGGTGAGGACCCACCTGTCGGTATTGGGGGCGCTGCTGCTCTTCACCTTCGGGTACGGGTACTGGATCGACATCTACAGCCTGGTCTTCTCCGACAACGGCGCCGTCGTGGGAGCGACGTACGCCGACGTCAACGCGCGCATCCCCGGCCTGACCATCCTGATATTCATCGTCTCGGCCGGCGGCCTCCTGCTGCTGCTCAACGCCTTCTGGCTGCGCGGCACGCGGCTCATGGTGGGCATCGGCTTGCTGTGGATCGGCGGGCTCATCATCCTGCAGTTCGCGTGGCCCAATGCGGTGCAGCGCTTCCAGGTCATCCCCTCGGAGCTAGAGCGGGAGCGGCCGTTCATCGCCAGGAACATCGACTCGACGCGGGACGCCTTCGGGCTGAACCGCATCGCGGAGTCGTCGTACCCGATACGGGACAACCCGCGGGTGACGGAAGACATCGTGGACACGAACCCGGGCATCATCAGCAACCTGCGGCTGTGGGACCACCGGCCGTTCCTGGACACGCTGAACCAGATCCAGTTCATACGGCTGTACTACGACTTCCAGGACGTGGACGTCGACCGGTATACGCTGGACGGCGAGTATACGCAGCTCATGGTGAGCGCGCGGGAGCTCTCGCCGGAGCGACTGCCGCAGGAGGCGCAGAACTGGGTCAACCGGACGCTGCAGTTCACGCACGGGTTCGGCGCTGTGGCCGCGCCGGTGACGGAGTTCACGGACGACGGCAAACCTGAGTTCGTGCTGCAGGACGTGCCGCCAAGGGGCGACATCCCGGTCACGCGACCGGAGGTGTACTACGGCGAGAACACGCGCGACTACGTCGTGGTGAATTCGGCCGTGGAGGAGTTCTCCTACCCGACGGAGACGGACATCCCCGTTCGTGCGCGGTACCAGGGCAACGGCGGGGTGCCAATCAACGGGTTCCTGCGTCAGCTCGCCTATGCCTGGAAATTCCGGGACCTGAACCTGATGATCAGCGGGGAGATCACGCCGGGCAGCAGGATCCAGTACAACCGCAATATCCAGGAGCGGGTATCGGACGTCGCGCCGTTCCTGGTGCTGGACGACGACCCGTACGTCACGGTGGTCGGCGGCGAGCTACTGTGGATCCAGGACGCGTACACGATCACGAGCCGCTATCCGTACTCGACGCCGTTTTCGGGTGAACTGGGCGAGTTCAACTACATCCGCAACAGCGTGAAGGTGGTGATGAGCGCCTACGGGGGGGACCTGACCTTCTACGTCATCGATCAGGACGACCCGCTCGTGCAGACGTACCAGAAGGTGTTCCCCAAGCTCTTCACGCCAATCGACGAGATCGACGAGCGGCACCCGGGGCTTCGGGAGCACATCCGCTACCCGGAGGGGCTCTTCGAGGCGCAGGCGCAGCAGTACCTGCAATACCATATGACGGACACAACGGTCTTCTTCAACAAAGAGGACCAGTGGAGCATCCCGCAGGAGACGTATTTCGGCCAGAACAACCTGGTGATGCAGCCGTACTACCTGATCATGAAGCTGCCGGACTCCGTGCGGGAGGAGTTTGTGCTGCTGATGCCCTTCACGCCGGCGGACCGGCCGAACATGGTGTCCTGGCTGGCGGCGCTCAACGACGGGGAGCGGTACGGAGAGCTGGTGAACTTCGTGTTCCCGCGGGGCAAGCAGTTGGACGGCCCGCAGCAAGTCGAGGCGCGCATCGACAACGACCCCGACATCTCCCAGCAGTTCACGCTCTGGGGACAGGTGGGGTCGACGGTGCTCAGGGGGAACCTGCTTGTGGTGCCCATCGACAACACAATCCTGTACGTGGAGCCAGTGTTCCTGCAGGCGGACAACCTGGCGTTCCCGGAGTTGAAGCAGATCATCGTGGCGGACGCGGGCGAGGTGGTGATGCGACCGACGCTGCGGTCGGCGCTCGACGCGCTGACGGGGTCGAGCACCCCGGCGCCGTCGCTGGACATCGGCGAGCCATCGCCCGAAACGGGCACGACGGCTCCGGCACCATCGGAGACGCTGCAGGACGCGCTGGGCGGCGCGTCGGACGCGATTGACGCGCTGGACATGGCGCTGGAGGAGCTGAGACAGTCGCTTGAGGAACTAAACCGGCTGGCGGAGGAGCAGAACTAG
- the argB gene encoding acetylglutamate kinase: MSEASTQKPIVIKIGGSTLGSGDTTLEDVVAMQRQGLAPVVVHGGGQVISRWMERTGAAPRFVRGMRVTDEAALDIVLAVLTGLVNKQLVASVLALGGKAMGFSGADGGILQARTLDPDLGYVGDITGVDAGPVREMSALGWIPVIAPVAIGLNGGPGATLYNINGDVAAGELATALEAERLIYLTDVDGVMDASRRTIPRLLPAQAQALIESGVAAGGMIPKLEACLKALPHVGAAQILDGREPHALLECLEGRGKGTRIG; this comes from the coding sequence GTGAGCGAGGCGAGCACACAGAAGCCCATCGTCATCAAGATAGGGGGCAGCACCCTCGGCAGCGGGGACACGACGCTGGAGGATGTTGTCGCCATGCAGCGGCAGGGGCTTGCGCCGGTGGTGGTGCACGGCGGTGGGCAGGTCATCAGCCGGTGGATGGAGCGCACGGGCGCGGCGCCGCGGTTTGTCCGCGGGATGCGGGTGACCGACGAGGCGGCGCTGGACATAGTGCTGGCGGTGCTGACGGGGCTGGTGAACAAGCAACTCGTGGCGTCGGTGCTGGCGCTGGGCGGCAAGGCGATGGGCTTCAGCGGGGCCGACGGGGGCATCCTGCAGGCCAGGACGCTGGACCCGGACCTGGGCTACGTCGGCGACATCACGGGCGTCGACGCGGGGCCGGTGCGGGAGATGTCCGCGCTGGGATGGATCCCGGTGATCGCACCGGTGGCCATCGGGCTGAACGGCGGGCCGGGGGCGACGCTGTACAACATCAACGGCGACGTGGCGGCAGGCGAGCTGGCGACCGCGCTGGAGGCGGAGCGGCTCATCTACTTAACTGACGTCGACGGGGTGATGGATGCCTCGCGGCGGACGATACCGCGGCTGCTGCCAGCGCAGGCGCAGGCGCTCATCGAGAGCGGCGTGGCCGCCGGGGGGATGATCCCCAAGCTGGAGGCATGTCTCAAGGCGCTGCCCCATGTGGGCGCGGCGCAGATTCTGGACGGCAGAGAACCCCATGCGCTTCTGGAGTGCCTGGAGGGCAGGGGCAAAGGCACACGCATTGGCTAA
- the argJ gene encoding bifunctional glutamate N-acetyltransferase/amino-acid acetyltransferase ArgJ, with the protein MSHEITVVPDGSVTSPLGFTAGATYAGIRTYAPGKVDLGMLFSESPAAAAGTFTKNKVVSACVTVSKRAAERGSSRGVIVNSGCANCSVGDQGLIDAEEMASLAAGALGVEMADIAVSSTGIIGVELPMGLIRNAVGKIEMTRDGGHDFARSIMTTDTVSKEIAVSFPVGGNTVTVAGCCKGSGMIHPNMATMLAYLTTDANVDAAFLQETLSEVVDSTFNMVDVDGDTSTNDTVLVFANGASGATVAKGTPEAEALSSALLQVCTHLSREMVKDGEGATKLIEVTVDGAESVADARLAARSVASSILVKTAIHGNDPNWGRIMMAVGKSGAEVVENKLTLHVNDICIMEAGLPVPYLRESLVGSMHGDEIRIRVSLNIGDGAAVGWGCNMSEEFVTFNSAYTT; encoded by the coding sequence ATGTCGCATGAAATTACCGTAGTCCCGGATGGGTCGGTTACGAGCCCGCTGGGATTCACCGCCGGCGCAACCTACGCCGGCATCCGCACCTACGCCCCGGGCAAAGTTGACCTGGGGATGCTCTTCTCGGAGTCGCCGGCAGCGGCTGCGGGGACATTTACGAAGAACAAGGTCGTCTCGGCGTGCGTGACCGTCAGCAAGCGGGCCGCCGAACGGGGCTCGTCACGCGGGGTCATCGTGAACAGCGGGTGCGCCAACTGCTCGGTCGGGGACCAGGGGCTGATCGACGCAGAGGAGATGGCGTCGCTGGCGGCCGGCGCGCTGGGTGTAGAAATGGCGGACATCGCGGTCAGCAGCACGGGGATCATCGGCGTGGAGCTGCCTATGGGACTGATACGCAACGCCGTCGGCAAGATCGAGATGACGCGGGACGGCGGGCACGACTTCGCGCGGTCCATCATGACAACGGACACGGTCAGCAAGGAGATCGCCGTCTCGTTCCCAGTGGGCGGCAACACAGTGACCGTCGCGGGGTGCTGCAAGGGCTCCGGCATGATCCATCCCAACATGGCGACGATGCTCGCCTATCTGACGACCGACGCCAACGTGGATGCAGCCTTCCTGCAGGAGACGCTGAGCGAGGTAGTCGACTCCACGTTCAACATGGTGGACGTCGACGGGGACACGAGCACCAACGACACGGTGCTCGTCTTTGCGAACGGGGCGTCGGGAGCGACGGTCGCCAAGGGGACGCCGGAGGCGGAGGCCCTGTCGTCGGCGCTGCTGCAGGTATGCACCCACCTCTCGCGGGAAATGGTGAAGGACGGCGAGGGCGCGACGAAACTCATCGAGGTTACGGTGGACGGGGCCGAGAGCGTTGCGGACGCCAGGCTGGCGGCCCGCTCAGTGGCGAGCTCCATCCTGGTCAAGACGGCCATCCACGGCAACGACCCCAACTGGGGGCGCATCATGATGGCCGTCGGCAAGAGCGGGGCCGAGGTGGTGGAGAACAAGCTCACGCTGCACGTGAACGACATCTGCATCATGGAGGCCGGGCTGCCGGTGCCGTACCTGCGGGAGTCGCTGGTGGGATCCATGCACGGGGACGAAATACGGATCAGGGTGAGCCTGAACATCGGCGACGGAGCGGCCGTCGGCTGGGGCTGCAACATGAGCGAGGAGTTCGTCACGTTCAACAGCGCGTACACGACGTAA
- a CDS encoding DUF1385 domain-containing protein encodes MPQPFYYGGQALIEGVLIRGQRNVRMAVRRPDGGIWTGPLPLSPLTSGALRRIPLVRGVLVLIEALLMGMRGLNRSAEIAMADPDAPPVPNGELPKVGKTERVSMAFTMAIALVFGIGIFFLLPLFGARSLDSYVESAVVSNVLEGVIRLGLLVGYIWLIGNIRDVKRVFAYHGAEHMTIHAYEHGRPLEAEEIEKFPTAHPRCGTAFLLTVVLVSVVVFTMVGRPALVWAVASRIALLPVIAAVSYEFLRFSGAHSDRAWAQMLAFPGLMLQKLTTRWPDRSQIEVAVAAMNSTLAADGVIEASGPLDDLRAVKDASSAAESSPEDGPLRRESAEEGQAAAEDEAR; translated from the coding sequence ATGCCGCAGCCGTTCTACTACGGCGGTCAGGCCCTGATTGAGGGGGTGCTCATCAGGGGGCAGCGGAACGTGCGCATGGCCGTGCGACGGCCCGACGGCGGCATCTGGACGGGGCCGCTGCCGCTCAGCCCGCTTACGAGCGGGGCGCTGCGGCGCATTCCGCTGGTGCGCGGGGTGCTGGTCCTCATAGAGGCGCTGCTGATGGGGATGCGCGGGCTGAACCGGTCAGCGGAGATTGCGATGGCCGACCCGGACGCGCCGCCGGTGCCGAACGGGGAACTGCCGAAGGTCGGCAAGACGGAGCGCGTCAGCATGGCGTTTACGATGGCCATCGCGCTGGTGTTCGGCATCGGCATCTTCTTCCTGCTGCCGCTGTTTGGGGCGCGCTCGCTGGACAGCTACGTCGAGTCAGCGGTCGTGAGCAACGTGCTGGAGGGGGTCATCCGGCTGGGGCTGCTGGTCGGGTACATCTGGCTCATCGGGAACATCCGGGACGTGAAGCGGGTGTTCGCCTACCACGGCGCGGAGCACATGACGATCCACGCGTACGAGCACGGGCGGCCGCTTGAGGCGGAGGAAATCGAGAAGTTCCCGACGGCGCACCCGCGGTGCGGCACAGCCTTCCTGCTGACGGTGGTGCTGGTGTCGGTGGTGGTCTTCACGATGGTGGGACGCCCGGCGCTGGTGTGGGCGGTGGCCTCTCGGATTGCGCTGCTGCCGGTAATCGCGGCGGTGAGCTACGAGTTCCTGCGGTTCAGCGGGGCGCACAGCGACCGCGCCTGGGCGCAGATGCTAGCCTTCCCGGGGCTCATGCTGCAGAAGCTGACGACGCGCTGGCCGGACCGCTCGCAGATCGAGGTGGCGGTGGCGGCGATGAACAGCACGCTGGCGGCGGACGGCGTCATCGAGGCGAGCGGACCATTGGACGACTTACGGGCCGTCAAGGATGCGTCCTCTGCTGCGGAGTCCTCTCCTGAGGACGGGCCTCTCCGACGTGAGTCGGCAGAGGAGGGGCAGGCGGCCGCTGAGGATGAAGCCAGATAG
- the rpmE gene encoding 50S ribosomal protein L31 produces MKTDIHPQWHAEAVVHCVCGNTFTTGSTKAELRVEICNRCHPYFTGEQRIVDTEGRVERIKRRYNLK; encoded by the coding sequence ATGAAGACAGACATTCATCCACAGTGGCACGCTGAAGCGGTTGTGCACTGCGTGTGCGGCAACACCTTCACCACCGGCTCGACGAAGGCGGAGCTGCGCGTGGAGATCTGCAACCGATGCCACCCGTACTTTACGGGCGAGCAGCGAATTGTGGACACCGAGGGCCGGGTGGAGCGCATCAAGCGGAGGTACAACCTCAAGTAG
- the rpmA gene encoding 50S ribosomal protein L27: MAHKKGGGSSRNGRDSKGQRLGVKVYGGQVVRTGAVLVRQRGTRIIPGKNVGVGRDFTLFALADGEVKYEWAIKNRKMACVYPQN, encoded by the coding sequence ATGGCCCACAAGAAGGGCGGCGGGTCCAGCCGCAACGGCAGAGACAGCAAGGGGCAGCGCCTGGGCGTCAAGGTGTACGGCGGGCAGGTGGTCCGCACGGGCGCGGTGCTGGTCCGTCAGCGGGGCACGCGGATCATCCCCGGCAAGAACGTGGGGGTCGGGCGCGACTTCACGCTGTTCGCGCTGGCGGACGGCGAGGTGAAGTACGAGTGGGCCATCAAGAACCGGAAGATGGCCTGCGTCTACCCGCAGAACTAG
- the rplU gene encoding 50S ribosomal protein L21 — protein sequence MRGLTIVSSYAVIQTGGKQYRVQPGDVIDVEKLEQEVGARIDLADVLLVGGDDAVSVGTPTVDGAKVTAEVADQFRGPKIIVYKYKAKTHYRRKNGHRQSYTRLRIRHILTDGAEEPEEVVEAVVEEAVEEAPAPRRRRRSTRATAAAAAEEPAAEEAAADEAAAEEPVAAAEEAEAAEVVEAEASVEAEEAPAEEASEEAPAEETAEEAASEEAGEEEKKAE from the coding sequence GTGAGAGGCCTGACCATCGTGTCCAGCTATGCAGTTATCCAGACCGGCGGGAAGCAGTACCGCGTGCAGCCGGGCGACGTCATCGACGTTGAGAAGCTCGAGCAGGAGGTTGGCGCGCGGATTGACCTGGCTGACGTGCTGCTTGTCGGCGGGGACGACGCGGTGTCCGTAGGGACGCCGACCGTCGACGGGGCCAAGGTGACGGCGGAGGTCGCCGACCAGTTCCGGGGCCCCAAGATCATCGTGTACAAGTACAAGGCGAAGACGCACTACCGCCGCAAGAACGGCCATCGCCAAAGCTACACCCGGCTGCGCATCCGGCACATCCTGACGGACGGCGCGGAGGAGCCCGAGGAAGTGGTGGAAGCGGTCGTCGAGGAGGCGGTGGAGGAAGCGCCGGCGCCACGCCGCAGGCGGCGCTCGACGCGGGCGACAGCGGCAGCGGCGGCCGAGGAGCCGGCGGCGGAAGAGGCGGCAGCAGACGAGGCTGCGGCTGAGGAGCCCGTCGCGGCGGCCGAGGAAGCGGAGGCGGCTGAGGTCGTCGAGGCGGAGGCTAGCGTCGAGGCGGAAGAGGCTCCAGCGGAGGAGGCCTCTGAGGAGGCTCCTGCAGAGGAGACCGCGGAGGAAGCGGCTTCGGAGGAAGCCGGGGAAGAAGAGAAGAAGGCAGAGTAG
- a CDS encoding GIY-YIG nuclease family protein gives MEDGLNRGIIYVLSNPAMEGYLKIGKTGGDSVKDVLDRMRQLDTTGVPRAFECEHAAVVDNYEQVEKKLHQAFEDRRVRKNREFFEGLPPSQVKAVLSLLVIKEVTPSEDEIKQIADPDGTERPPRRHHFRFSMVEISIGEQLDWVDDPENVKCIVVSNDRVECQGEIYSMSGLASQLRGGGSLQGTRYWLYQGETLQDRRIRYETQELEEED, from the coding sequence ATGGAAGATGGACTCAATAGGGGGATCATTTACGTCTTGTCTAACCCTGCAATGGAAGGCTACTTGAAGATAGGCAAAACAGGTGGTGACTCCGTTAAGGATGTCTTAGACAGAATGAGGCAGTTGGACACAACTGGTGTTCCCCGGGCATTCGAGTGCGAACATGCAGCAGTTGTGGACAACTACGAGCAAGTCGAAAAGAAGCTGCACCAGGCTTTTGAGGACCGGCGTGTGCGAAAAAATCGGGAGTTCTTCGAGGGTCTCCCTCCCTCACAGGTGAAGGCGGTCTTGAGTTTGCTCGTCATCAAGGAAGTTACGCCGAGTGAAGATGAAATCAAGCAAATAGCTGACCCGGACGGGACGGAACGGCCTCCCAGGAGGCACCATTTTAGGTTCTCTATGGTTGAAATCTCCATTGGAGAGCAGCTTGACTGGGTGGATGACCCTGAAAACGTCAAGTGTATTGTTGTTAGTAACGACCGGGTGGAATGTCAAGGGGAGATCTATTCAATGTCCGGCCTCGCCTCGCAGCTAAGAGGGGGTGGTAGCCTACAAGGTACACGATATTGGCTATACCAGGGAGAAACACTGCAAGACCGTCGTATCAGGTATGAAACACAAGAATTGGAAGAGGAGGACTAG
- a CDS encoding type II toxin-antitoxin system HicB family antitoxin, with the protein MAITYPALIDGEPGAFGVVFPDVAGIGAMGATVDEALGNAKAVLIGYAIEMERDGLPLAAPSRLEVISVPQGNQLTSVTVN; encoded by the coding sequence ATGGCTATCACTTACCCGGCCCTTATTGACGGCGAACCCGGAGCCTTTGGCGTCGTGTTTCCGGACGTCGCTGGCATCGGCGCGATGGGAGCCACGGTGGATGAAGCATTGGGAAATGCCAAGGCTGTCCTCATCGGCTACGCAATTGAGATGGAGCGGGACGGGTTGCCGCTGGCCGCGCCGAGTAGGCTGGAAGTCATCAGCGTGCCGCAGGGCAACCAGTTGACAAGCGTGACGGTCAACTAG
- a CDS encoding MmgE/PrpD family protein, with translation MTTLTGAITQETARFIVKTTYDDLPEALRTEALRCIVDGLGVMLAGVPEECTQIIHRYVGTLGVSGMARVPGVAVSYPAEFAALASGVSGHAHDFDDTQLASTPDRVYGLLTHPTVPALSAALAVGQETGATGKDLVRAFSIGLEVECKLAEAVNPQHYQRGFHSTGTFGVFAAAAAAASLMGLDEEHTRTALSIAGSKSAGLRVNFGTMTKPYHSGAAAQNGVVAVKLASMGYSADPSGLDGQWGFFAVAGGGVDEEYVLGKLGRPWSLLDPGVSVKPYPCGSLLHPAMDALRGLLIEHDVEPGRIREVRLGTASNVLNALRYAEPENALQAKFSMQFMLGVLALRRRAGIAEFRDEVVRDPEVRTMMARVKPYLDDEIEARGFERIRSRVEVELNDGGVLSREATVSRGTPEWPMSREDLAEKFTDCATGVLTDSAIPGAIAAAWGVEGLGSVSALLDAVQG, from the coding sequence ATGACCACCCTGACCGGCGCCATCACGCAGGAGACAGCCCGCTTCATCGTCAAGACGACGTACGACGACCTGCCGGAGGCGCTGCGTACCGAGGCGTTGCGGTGCATCGTCGACGGGCTGGGCGTGATGCTGGCGGGGGTACCGGAGGAGTGCACGCAGATCATCCACCGGTACGTGGGAACGCTGGGGGTGTCGGGCATGGCGCGGGTGCCGGGCGTCGCGGTTTCGTACCCGGCGGAGTTTGCGGCGCTGGCGTCGGGGGTGAGCGGGCACGCGCACGACTTCGACGACACGCAGCTTGCGTCGACGCCGGACCGGGTGTACGGGCTGCTGACGCATCCGACGGTGCCGGCGCTCTCGGCGGCGCTGGCCGTCGGGCAGGAGACGGGCGCGACGGGGAAGGACCTGGTGCGGGCGTTCAGCATCGGGCTGGAGGTGGAGTGCAAGCTGGCGGAGGCGGTGAACCCGCAGCACTACCAGCGGGGATTCCACAGCACGGGGACGTTCGGAGTGTTTGCGGCGGCTGCGGCTGCGGCGTCGCTGATGGGGCTCGACGAGGAGCACACGCGGACGGCGCTGAGCATCGCGGGGAGCAAGAGCGCGGGGCTGCGGGTGAACTTTGGGACGATGACGAAGCCGTACCACTCGGGCGCGGCGGCGCAGAACGGGGTGGTGGCGGTGAAGCTGGCGTCGATGGGGTACAGCGCGGACCCGTCTGGGCTGGACGGGCAGTGGGGGTTCTTCGCCGTGGCGGGCGGGGGCGTGGACGAGGAGTATGTGCTGGGCAAGCTCGGCAGGCCGTGGTCGCTGCTCGACCCGGGGGTGTCGGTGAAGCCGTACCCGTGCGGGTCGCTGCTGCACCCGGCGATGGACGCGCTGCGGGGGCTGCTGATCGAGCACGACGTCGAGCCGGGGCGCATCCGGGAGGTGCGGCTGGGGACGGCGTCGAACGTGCTGAACGCGCTGCGGTACGCCGAGCCGGAGAACGCGCTGCAGGCGAAGTTCAGCATGCAGTTCATGCTCGGCGTGCTGGCGCTTCGGCGCCGGGCGGGCATCGCGGAGTTCCGCGACGAGGTGGTGCGGGACCCGGAGGTGCGGACGATGATGGCGCGGGTGAAGCCGTACTTGGACGACGAGATCGAGGCGCGGGGGTTCGAGCGCATCAGGAGCCGCGTCGAGGTGGAACTCAATGACGGCGGCGTGCTGTCGCGGGAGGCGACGGTGTCGCGTGGGACGCCGGAGTGGCCGATGTCGCGGGAGGACCTGGCGGAGAAGTTTACGGACTGCGCGACGGGGGTGCTGACGGACTCGGCGATACCGGGGGCGATCGCGGCGGCGTGGGGGGTTGAGGGGCTGGGGAGCGTGTCGGCGCTGTTGGACGCGGTGCAGGGGTAG
- a CDS encoding NUDIX domain-containing protein: MFTDFESCPMCRGSVTIRTVDGQWRPYCAHCRLIIQLGPKLVATVLIGDPSKLLMVQRSYGEEKGRWALPGGYVEQGEVVEEAAAREAVEETGIEVTITGLVGLFSASGRPIVVAAYGATAVGGALTTDSWEIDGAGYFSVDNLPPLAFPQDDRIIAKWVEMVNGQR, translated from the coding sequence ATGTTCACGGACTTTGAAAGCTGTCCCATGTGCCGGGGCTCGGTGACCATCCGCACCGTGGACGGCCAGTGGCGCCCCTACTGCGCCCACTGCCGGCTCATCATCCAGCTCGGCCCAAAGCTCGTCGCGACGGTCCTCATCGGCGACCCCTCGAAATTGCTCATGGTCCAGCGCAGCTACGGCGAGGAGAAAGGCCGATGGGCGCTCCCCGGTGGCTACGTCGAGCAGGGCGAGGTCGTCGAGGAAGCCGCCGCCCGCGAGGCCGTCGAGGAGACAGGCATCGAGGTGACCATCACCGGCCTCGTCGGGCTCTTCTCCGCCTCCGGCCGCCCCATCGTCGTCGCCGCCTACGGCGCGACAGCCGTCGGCGGCGCCCTCACCACGGACTCCTGGGAGATCGACGGCGCAGGCTACTTCTCCGTAGACAACCTCCCGCCGCTGGCCTTCCCCCAGGATGACCGCATCATCGCCAAGTGGGTGGAGATGGTGAACGGACAGCGTTAG